In one window of Sardina pilchardus chromosome 23, fSarPil1.1, whole genome shotgun sequence DNA:
- the LOC134071272 gene encoding MAM domain-containing protein 2-like, with protein sequence MDSAYSSWKLNLTGGYVYLEAAGSTGSTGSTGSMGMSGVLLSEELEDPEEWRCLRLQYRVSSSGSLQVALRSEAESFDRPLWTSQPTHSWASISIDIRNSTQPYRVVLEGHSGGDAGVAVSISDTLITRGYCIECDFEENHLCGYKNQGNSKVKWSVGDESLEATPMQSNTRGRYMYVHTADAHQASQEATQLASPLTTEPLSGCLSFLVQQQQAEGHRVVLYLRDAAGHYQPLWRAPAPHGHEGVWIPVQVELKAPYPVQLVFEASNSPAGGQVMLDDIAFSPEFCNAGTKPMFDPSVANCDFEFGFCKYSQRERYASVWKRVSVRPNVYQGGDHTTGTGAFLLSARFPDRSSSVSRLLGPVLPAGLRFCLRFFTSLRGFGSGAPPLAVYLQHTHTGDLQKVWHQTETSRDVWIANEIMLHTQHNAQVVIVSACTSLWSCTSVALDDISLSLGDCAPPSGPTGPLLCDFEAGLCSYSQDPEDSADWLRTRGPTPTAFTGPPGDHTSGRGHYLYIEASLMLTEQRARLLSGMLRGSRGQQCLRFFYSMFGSGCGDLSVLLRRPRNGRDVLLWKRSGEQGISWLRATLNYQCDEQHQIVFEASRGSSVRSDIAIDDITFESGPCPDTEDYIKLSGFPDGENAGNII encoded by the exons ATGGACTCTGCTTATTCCAGCTGGAAACTCAACCTGACAg GTGGGTATGTGTATCTGGAGGCTGCGGGTTCCACTGGTTCCACTGGTTCCACTGGTTCCATGGGCATGAGCGGGGTTCTGCTGagtgaggagctggaggacccAGAGGAGTGGCGCTGTCTCAGGCTGCAGTACCGCGTCAGTTCCTCCGGCTCCCTGCAGGTGGCACTGCGCTCAGAGGCAGAGAGCTTCGACCGGCCGCTGTGGACCTCCCAGCCCACGCACAGCTGGGCCAGCATCAGCATAGACATCCGCAACTCAACACAGCCATACAGG GTGGTCCTGGAGGGACACTCAGGTGGAGATGCTGGCGTTGCTGTCTCTATATCCGACACACTCATCACACGTGGATACTGCATag agtgtgaTTTTGAGGAAAACCATCTGTGTGGATATAAAAACCAAGGGAACAGCAAAGTGAAATGGTCTGTTGGAGACGAATCTTTGGAGGCCACACCCATGCAGTCAAACACCAGAG GTCGGTACATGTATGTGCACACGGCAGATGCCCATCAGGCATCCCAGGAGGCGACCCAGCTGGCATCGCCCCTGACGACGGAGCCACTGTCCGGCTGCCTGAGCTTCctggtccagcagcagcaggccgagGGCCACCGCGTCGTCCTCTACCTGCGCGACGCCGCCGGGCACTACCAGCCGCTCTGGAGGGCCCCCGCACCCCACGGCCACGAGGGGGTGTGGATACCTGTGCAGGTGGAGCTCAAGGCCCCCTACCCCGTCCAG CTGGTGTTCGAGGCGTCTAACAGTCCAGCAGGGGGGCAGGTGATGCTAGATGACATCGCCTTCTCACCAGAGTTCTGCAACGCAGGGACAA aACCCATGTTTGACCCGTCTGTGGCCAACTGTGACTTTGAGTTTGGCTTCTGCAAATACTCACAGAGGGAAAGGTACGCCTCCGTGTGGAAGAGGGTCTCAGTACGACCAAATGTTTACCAAGGGGGAGACCACACCActggcacag GGGCATTCCTGCTATCAGCTCGCTTTCCTGACCGTTCGTCCTCCGTCAGCCGGCTGCTGGGTCCGGTTCTGCCCGCAGGACTGCGCTTCTGCCTGCGCTTCTTCACCTCCTTGCGGGGCTTCGGCTCAGGAGCGCCCCCGCTGGCCGTctacctgcagcacacacacaccggagacCTGCAGAAAGTGTGGCATCAGACGGAGACCAGCAGAGATGTGTGGATTGCCAACGAGatcatgctacacacacagcacaatgcacAA GTGGTGATTGTTAGTGCCTGTACAAGTCTCTGGAGCTGCACGTCAGTTGCCCTTGATGACATCAGTCTCAGTCTGGGGGATTGTGCTCCACCCTCag GCCCTACTGGCCCCCTCCTCTGTGACTTTGAGGCGGGGCTATGTAGCTACTCCCAGGACCCGGAGGACTCTGCTGATTGGCTAAGGACACGAGGGCCCACCCCCACTGCCTTCACTGGGCCCCCAGGAGACCACACCTCTGGTAGAG GGCACTACCTTTACATCGAGGCGTCTTTGATGCTGACGGAGCAGAGGGCTCGGCTGCTGTCTGGGATGCTGCGGGGGTCAAGAGGTCAGCAGTGCCTGCGATTCTTCTACAGCATGTTTGGCTCAGGCTGCGGTGACCTCAGCGTGCTGCTGCGGAGGCCGCGGAACGGCAGGGAcgtgttgctatggaaacgctCCGGCGAGCAGGGTATCTCATGGCTGAGGGCCACGCTCAACTACCAGTGTGACGAACAGCATCAG ATTGTCTTTGAGGCGTCCAGAGGCTCCTCTGTGCGAAGTGACATTGCTATTGACGACATCACGTTTGAGAGTGGGCCATGCCCAG ACACAGAAGACTACATCAAGCTATCTGGTTTCCCAGACGGTGAAAATGCAGGAAACATCATTTAG
- the smc5 gene encoding structural maintenance of chromosomes protein 5 translates to MALQAKRKRISHSNSQARPSTSQVDPFADGDGVREGFVEGSIRRIKMQNFLTYDLAEVYPGPNLNMIVGANGTGKSSIVCAICLGLAGKTAILGRGDKVGLYVKRGCSKGMVEIELYRTGGNLVIQRDILVDSNQSVWQLNGRPSNQKQVEEEVRALRIQVGNLCQFLPQEKVGEFAKMSKPELLEATEKSVGPPEMYNFHCELKSFRNKERDLENVCKEKASFLKKAMQRNERNKHDVERYQKKKRHLELIQLLEKKKPWVEYEEARKELEQVKKEREEVRKSLKELKEQRAPMLRKIQSIDNRLQPTNDQIREMTANIREATQKCKQKQDQLDNKNKQIEDIKQSLSLKQAEEADRQKRMANTRHLIADLQAQLERCGDHDDLGPRLDELHRQLRSNQEDRGKVEGERADLRRQRDRDMAELRLLQNRMRSLEDMLNRKEEKLRSRFTDTHKALLWLRQNKHLFNGNAYEPMMLEIRVRDARHSKYIESHIPVNDLRAFVFQKQEDMERFMVEVRDSQNLRVNAVIAPPDSHASKPPSRPLDSLKRFGFFSYLRELFDAPDEIMSYLCYQYRVNEVPVGTEQTKNMIETVIRDSQLRMIYTADEKYTVKKSSYSSKTISSNSALRPPQFLTVTIDAEEKRQLQEQLRVVEERVRDIDAQMGALQERQVRLDQRDNELRAQKKELSDLKGKRRQLEQKISTKQDSLRQMEQSAVDLQRVEQDSQQKVCAVHTQKVAIAAEFVQYMKRRANLSREKVCLSLETVALTAEKNQLESDCREGSTELRAMEQRCADLDRRKASLLSTCKSLMQRASEKCNMRPGEVAVPPELHDVFSMLPNTLEDIEAMLNEERTRAELFTGISETVVEEYNRREQEIKNLEKELEEKKSALDTYRQNISEVKERWLNPLRQLVERINEKFSEFFRSMQCAGEVDLHSENEEEYDKYGIRIRVKFRNSTQLHELTPHHQSGGERSVSTMLYLMALQELNLCPFRVVDEINQGMDPVNERRVFDIVVRTACKGTTSQYFFITPKLLQNLQYADEMMVLCVHNGTHMLPPSDWSSQAFLRRRARQRPSHHGN, encoded by the exons ATGGCGCTTCAAGCCAAAAGGAAGCGAATAAGTCACTCTAATTCACAAGCTAGACCTTCCACTAGCCAAGTGGACCCCTTTGCCGATGGCGATGGCGTCCGTGAGGGATTTGTGGAAGGGTCTATACGTCGAATAAAAATGCAAAACTTTCT CACGTATGACCTGGCGGAGGTTTACCCAGGGCCCAACCTCAACATGATTGTTGGTGCTAACGGGACGGGCAAATCCAGCATCGTTTGCGCCATCTGCCTTGGCCTGGCCGGAAAAACTGCTATCCTGGGCCGAGGAGACAAG GTTGGCCTTTACGTGAAGAGAGGTTGCTCGAAAGGCATGGTGGAGATAGAGCT gtATAGGACTGGTGGTAACCTGGTCATCCAGAGAGATATACTTGTGGACAGTAACCAGTCAGTGTGGCAGCTAAACGGTCGTCCTTCCAACCAgaagcaggtggaggaggaggttagGGCTCTACGCATCCAGGTGGGCAACCTGTGCCAGTTTTTGCCTCAG GAAAAAGTGGGTGAGTTTGCTAAAATGAGTAAGCCGGAGCTGCTGGAGGCGACAGAGAAGTCAGTGGGGCCTCCAGAGATGTACAACTTCCACTGTGAACTGAAGAGCTTCCGCAACAAGGAGAGGGATCTGGAG aatgtgtgtAAGGAGAAGGCGAGCTTCCTGAAGAAGGCCATGCAGAGGAATGAGCGGAACAAGCACGACGTGGAGCGCtaccagaagaagaagagacaCCTGGAGCTCATCCAGCTGCTGGAAAAGAAGAAGCCTTGggtg gagtatgaGGAGGCGCGTAAGGAGCTGGAGCAGGTGAAGAAAGAGCGTGAGGAGGTGCGGAAGAGTCTAAAGGAGCTGAAGGAGCAGCGAGCACCCATGCTCAGAAAGATCCAGAGCATCGACAACCGCCTGCAGCCTACCAACGACCAGATCAGagagatg aCTGCAAACATCCGAGAGGCAACTCAGAAATGCAAGCAGAAGCAGGACCAGCTGGATAATAAGAACAAACAG ATCGAGGATATTAAGCAGTCCCTGAGCCTGAAGCAGGCGGAGGAGGCTGATCGCCAGAAGCGCATGGCGAACACGCGCCACCTCATCGCCGACCTGCAGGCCCAGCTGGAGCGCTGCGGTGACCATGACGACCTGGGGCCACGCCTGGACGAGCTGCACCGCCAGCTGCGGTCCAATCAGGAGGACCGGGGCAAAGTGGAGGGGGAGCGAGCGGATCTGAGGaggcagagggacagagacatgGCTGAACTCAGAC tacTGCAGAACCGTATGCGCAGCCTTGAGGACATGCTGAATCGTAAGGAGGAGAAGCTTCGCAGCCGCTTCACAGATACCCACAAGGCTTTGCTGTGGCTGAGGCAGAACAAACACCTCTTCAATGGGAATGCATACGAGCCCATGATGCTGgag atccGAGTCCGTGATGCTCGCCATTCTAAGTACATTGAGAGCCACATTCCAGTGAATGACCTGCGAGCCTTCGTCTTCCAGAAGCAGGAGGACATGGAGAGATTCATGGTGGAG GTGCGTGATTCTCAGAACCTGCGTGTAAATGCAGTCATCGCACCACCGGACTCTCATGCCTCCAAACCCCCCAGTAGACCTCTGGACTCTCtcaa GCGCTTCGGCTTCTTCTCATACCTGCGGGAGCTGTTTGATGCACCTGATGAGATCATGAGCTACCTGTGCTACCAGTACCGCGTCAACGAAGTACCTGTCGGAACAGAGCAGACCAAGAACATGATTGAAACG GTGATCAGGGATTCCCAGCTGAGGATGATCTACACGGCGGATGAGAAGTACACGGTGAAGAAGTCGTCGTACTCCAGCAAGACCATCTCCAGCAACTCGGCCCTCCGGCCGCCGCAGTTCCTCACCGTCACCATCGACGCAGAGGAGAAACGCCAGCTGCAGGAGCAGCTCagg GTTGTGGAGGAGCGCGTGAGAGACATCGACGCTCAGATGGGGGCTCTGCAGGAGCGGCAGGTGCGGCTGGATCAGCGGGACAACGAGCTCCGAGCTCAGAAGAAAGAGCTGTCCGACCTCAAGGGCAAGAGGAGGCAGCTCGAACAGAAGATCAGCACCAAGCAGGACag CCTGAGGCAGATGGAGCAGAGTGCAGTGGACCTGCAGAGGGTGGAGCAGGACAGCCAGCAGAAGGTCTGTGCCGTCCACACCCAGAAAGTTGCCATCGCCGCCGAGTTTGTTCAATACATGAAG cgccgGGCCAACCTGAGCAGAGAGaaggtgtgtttgtctctggaGACGGTGGCTCTGACTGCAGAGAAAAACCAACTGGAGTCGGATTGCAGAGAGGGATCAACAGAGCTGCGAGCGATGGAG caaagaTGTGCTGATCTGGACCGTCGGAAGGCGTCTCTGTTGAGCACATGTAAGAGTCTGATGCAGCGCGCCAGCGAGAAATGCAACATGAGACCGGGAGAGGTGGCCGTACCCCCAGAGCTACACGAC gtTTTCAGCATGCTGCCCAACACCCTGGAGGACATTGAGGCAATGTTGAATGAGGAAAGAACCCGGGCGGAACTCTTCACCGGCATCAGTGAAACG GTTGTGGAGGAATACAATCGGAGGGAGCAGGAGATTAAGAATCTGGAGAAGGAGctggaagagaagaagagcgcTCTGGACACCTACAGGCAGAACatctctgag GTGAAGGAGAGGTGGTTGAACCCCCTCAGGCAGCTGGTGGAGCGCATTAATGAGAAGTTCAGCGAGTTCTTCAGGTCCATGCAGTGTGCTGGGGAAGTGGACCTGCACTCTGAGAATGAG GAGGAGTATGATAAGTACGGGATCCGTATCCGGGTGAAGTTCCGTAACAGCACCCAGCTGCACGAGCTGACGCCACATCACCAGAGCGGGGGCGAGAGGAGCGTGTCCACCATGCTCTACCTCATGGCCCTGCAGGAGCTCAACCTGTGTCCCTTCAGGGTGGTGGACGAGAtcaaccag GGCATGGACCCGGTGAACGAGAGGAGAGTGTTTGACATTGTGGTCAGGACGGCATGCAAGGGGACCACCTCACAGTACTTCTTCATTACACCAaag ctcCTCCAGAACCTGCAGTACGCAGATGAGATGATGGTCCTGTGTGTGCATAACGGAACGCACATGCTGCCGCCCAGTGACTGGAGCAGCCAGGCCTTCCTTCGCCGACGTGCCCGTCAGAGGCCCAGTCACCATGGAAACTGA
- the LOC134071646 gene encoding uncharacterized protein LOC134071646 gives MATSFLRMGRICCGLKPFQVNLHTSWRTIPAVAYSSKFGDSKMAPRKTNIKKAKPKPKLDVAQLLISLGMRPPVQPSPATNSAAPDVLRHTKPAARAAETGPLVSASSPIPATPPPPPERPTTVVDSATPLVTATLQTEPRTSPPPSAASPQTEPKTSPAPNTATLQTEPKTSPALEFTTEAFSARVVAPSNLTEQTDTESASSGEFASQGSAAALLTELEAVTPSGSPPVPPLTSAVDSSASSEPPPASAVDSSAPSEPPPVSAVDSSAPLEPPPVSAVDSSAPLEPPPVSAVDSSAPSEPPPVPAVDSSVLSGSLPVDSFKTSDSLGLTETVIALEEVVSGVSPGLTADPEVISHESTAHPVDPVSAVPTLELSPAEAPLALESSDQHGTDAPSARPATSDSGDLDLSAGRGSTAVASSEPAVTASAAGSLEGASTMATSATTPLAEAETSMEILATAPPAETETSMEISATVPTVEAESTVDICSTAPSAEAESTMEISATIPPAEAEISMEISATAPPAEAETSIETSATVPSAEAETSMEISASAPSAEAETSATAPPAEAESTVTTSATVPTAEAETSIEISATMGTSTVAPLDSEAESTIGTFGIAPSAESLQESSVLLGDLLSEEAAALLEDVSIPDLISQVEALSLHEVASILETVPTPKAIAEDVNPASSMPSVEVMLSELPSELEIAPFLESSSVPDLTSHVEAISLLEVASFLETVPEPPTATASDASAEPLASLEDVTVPDLMASIESVSLLEVGAFLEDISAPEEAISTPGVSSLQPDTSDPSVDNISLLEVTSGLEDASVPDLTPHLEAVSLLEVSQFLETVPSTDATTEIRENESPGISTGGDITSPTAGPPLDSDSTPAAAVTSSGLLDAVWEHSVAIETPETITDESAAIQTADGITDASQTLDGITDESADIQTPGEITYKSAAAPMLDGITDETASPQTADGITDATPMLDSTTDESAPEPLPDNAQSLIQPAPLTESPMETQDALGNVQTGAPREELTHTGAATEELTLPAAPTEKLTEASPEELTDAAEELAPTEELAQESAEARLDPVQRLFLEKIREYQTLSQSAGGVPEAGSDGYEFQRRLAEEEAKLQRLYGGGDLTEFPEFNFPEPRLDEASTK, from the exons ATGGCTACCTCCTTCCTCAGGATGGGTCGGATTTGTTGTGGCTTGAAG CCATTCCAGGTGAATCTGCATACCAGTTGGAGGACCATACCAGCTGTGGCCTACAGCTCCAAGTTTGGAGACTCCAAGATGGCACCCAGGAAGACAAACATCA AGAAGGCCAAGCCCAAACCCAAACTGGACGTTGCCCAGCTGCTGATCTCCCTTGGCATGAGGCCTCCTGTCCAACCCTCCCCTGCCACAAACTCTGCTGCCCCTGATGTCCTAAGACACACCAAACCCGCTGCAAGGGCTGCTGAGACTGGTCCATTAGTGTCCGCATCATCACCTATACCTgccactcctccaccccctcctgaGAGACCGACCACAGTAGTGGACTCAGCCACCCCTCTGGTCACTGCCACCCTGCAGACAGAACCAAGGACCAGTCCTCCACCATCAGCTGCCTCCCCTCAAACAGAACCAAAGACCAGTCCTGCACCGAACACTGCCACCCTGCAGACAGAACCAAAGACCAGTCCTGCACTGGAATTCACTACAGAGGCTTTCTCTGCCAGAGTTGTTGCCCCATCAAACCTCACTGAGCAAACTGACACTGAATCTGCTTCCTCAGGTGAGTTTGCCTCTCAAGGGTCTGCAGCTGCCCTACTCACTGAGCTAGAGGCTGTCACCCCATCAGGATCTCCCCCAGTACCCCCTCTTACATCTGCTGTGGACTCTAGTGCCTCTTCAGAACCCCCTCCTGCGTCAGCTGTGGACTCTAGTGCCCCTTCTGAACCCCCTCCTGTATCTGCTGTGGACTCTAGTGCCCCTTTAGAACCCCCTCCTGTATCTGCTGTGGACTCTAGTGCCCCTTTAGAACCCCCTCCTGTATCTGCTGTGGACTCTAGTGCCCCTTCAGAACCCCCTCCTGTGCCTGCTGTGGACTCTAGCGTTCTTTCAGGGTCTCTCCCTGTAGATTCCTTCAAGACAAGTGATTCTCTTGGGTTAACAGAAACAGTAATTGCCCTGGAGGAGGTTGTATCAGGTGTTTCTCCTGGGCTAACAGCAGATCCTGAGGTGATCAGTCATGAGAGTACAGCTCATCCAGTTGACCCTGTTTCTGCAGTGCCCACCTTGGAGCTCAGTCCTGCAGAGGCTCCTCTTGCCTTGGAAAGTTCAGATCAACACGGCACAGATGCTCCTTCTGCTAGACCGGCCACCTCCGACAGCGGCGATCTAGATCTTTCTGCTGGTAGAGGTAGCACTGCAGTAGCATCTTCAGAGCCAGCTGTCACTGCATCTGCGGCAGGTTCCCTAGAGGGTGCATCCACCATGGCCACCTCTGCTACCACACCGCTAGCAGAGGCTGAAACCTCCATGGAAATACTCGCTACTGCACCGCCAGCAGAGACCGAAACCTCCATGGAAATATCCGCTACCGTGCCAACGGTAGAGGCTGAATCCACCGTGGACATATGTTCTACTGCACCATCAGCAGAGGCTGAATCCACAATGGAAATATCTGCTACCATACCGCCAGCAGAGGCTGAAATCTCCATGGAAATATCCGCTACCGCACCTCCAGCAGAAGCTGAAACTTCCATTGAAACGTCCGCTACCGTGCCATCAGCAGAAGCTGAAACCTCCATGGAAATATCCGCTAGCGCACCATCAGCAGAGGCTGAAACGTCCGCTACCGCACCACCAGCAGAGGCTGAATCCACCGTGACCACATCTGCTACCGTGCCAACAGCAGAGGCTGAGACCTCCATTGAAATATCTGCTACCATGGGCACATCCACTGTCGCCCCATTAGACTCAGAGGCTGAGTCCACCATTGGCACATTTGGTATCGCACCCTCAGCAGAGTCGCTGCAGGAATCATCTGTATTACTGGGAGATCTTCTATCTGAAGAGGCAGCTGCATTATTGGAAGATGTTTCCATTCCTGATCTCATAAGTCAGGTCGAAGCCCTCTCCCTTCATGAAGTGGCATCTATCTTGGAAACCGTCCCTACTCCTAAAGCCATAGCAGAAGATGTCAATCCAGCTTCCTCTATGCCATCTGTGGAAGTCATGCTCTCAGAGCTTCCCAGTGAGCTTGAAATCGCACCATTTCTAGAAAGTTCCTCAGTGCCCGATTTGACTTCTCACGTGGAGGCTATCTCACTCCTGGAGGTGGCATCATTTCTAGAGACTGTGCCCGAGCCTCCTACCGCCACGGCTTCAGATGCTTCTGCAGAGCCATTGGCATCCCTAGAGGATGTAACGGTGCCTGACCTGATGGCATCTATAGaatctgtctctctgctagaaGTTGGAGCGTTTCTGGAGGACATCTCTGCTCCTGAGGAAGCAATTTCTACCCCGGGAGTCTCTTCACTGCAGCCAGATACCAGTGACCCCTCAGTAGACAACATCTCCCTGCTAGAGGTCACCTCAGGGCTAGAAGATGCCTCAGTTCCCGATCTTACACCCCACCTGGAGGCTGTGTCTCTCCTAGAGGTTTCACAATTTCTTGAAACCGTGCCCAGTACAGACGCAACCACAGAGATTCGTGAAAATGAATCTCCAGGAATCTCCACTGGTGGTGACATCACCTCTCCCACAGCCGGGCCTCCATTAGACTCCGACTCCACACCAGCAGCTGCAGTGACATCCAGTGGACTCCTGGATGCAGTTTGGGAGCATTCTGTCGCCATCGAGACGCCGGAAACTATCACAGATGAATCTGCTGCCATCCAGACGGCAGACGGCATCACAGATGCCAGCCAGACGCTGGATGGCATCACAGATGAATCTGCTGACATCCAGACACCAGGTGAAATCACATATAAATCTGCTGCCGCCCCGATGCTAGACGGCATCACGGATGAAACTGCTTCCCCCCAGACGGCAGACGGCATCACAGATGCCACCCCGATGCTAGACAGCACCACAGATGAATCTGCTCCAGAGCCACTTCCAGACAATGCTCAAAGTCTCATACAGCCAGCCCCTTTAACAGAGTCTCCCATGGAGACCCAGGATGCCCTTGGAAATGTTCAAACAGGGGCGCCCAGAGAGGAACTCACACATACGGGAGCGGCCACAGAAGAACTCACACTCCCAGCAGCACCCACAGAGAAACTTACAGAAGCATCCCCAGAGGAACTTACAGACGCAGCAGAGGAACTCGCACCCACAGAGGAACTCGCacaggagagtgcagagg CGCGTCTGGACCCGGTGCAGAGGCTGTTTCTGGAGAAGATCAGAGAGTATCAAACCCTCAGCCA gtcAGCTGGAGGCGTGCCGGAGGCGGGCTCTGATGGCTATGAGTTCCAGCGTCGGCTGGCTGAGGAGGAGGCCAAACTGCAGCGGCTTTACGGTGGTGGTGACCTCACAGAGTTCCCAGAATTCAACTTCCCTG AGCCCAGGCTGGATGAAGCCTCCACTAAATAA